A genome region from Mycolicibacterium litorale includes the following:
- a CDS encoding ATP-dependent DNA ligase — MVDHYGRVRLTNPDKVLYPATGTTKAEVFEYYVDVADAMVPHIAGRAVTRKRWPNGVGELEFFEKQLASSAPDWLTRGTVVHKSGTTTYPIIDTREGLAWIAQQASLEVHVPQWRFVGGRAGDNAGEPEHLTPGPATRIVFDLDPGEGVTFRQLCQVAHEVRDLITDIGLTAYPLTSGSKGLHLYVPLEEPISSQGASVLAKRVAQQLEKAMPKQVTATMTKSLRDGKVFLDWSQNNGNKTTIAPYSLRGRDEPTVAAPRTWDEIEDPDLRHLRFDEVLERIEQFGDLLADLDEKVPVEDRLTKYRSMRDPAKTPEPVPPRPPTKGNNDRFVIQEHHARRLHYDLRLERDGVLVSWAVPKNLPESPAENRLAVHTEDHPLEYLTFHGTIPKGEYGGGDMIVWDTGTYETEKFNDHAPDGPAKGGEVIVTLHGTKVDGRYALIQTEGKNWLAHRMKDQGNPTFEDFAPMLATHGSVEKYTAKNWAFEGKWDGYRLLVDADHGKLCLRSRSGRDVTAEYPQLRALAADLAEHHVVLDGEVVALDDNGVPSFGQMQNRARATRVEFWAFDILRLDGRWLLRAKYRDRRKLLETLAGGGGLIVPPLLDGDGPEALEHARERKWEGVVAKKWDSTYQPGRRSSAWIKDKLWNTQEVVIGGWREGNGGRSSGIGALVLGIPGPDGLQFVGRVGTGFTEKDLANLKETLAPLHTNESPFSTRLPTQDAKGVTFVRPELVGEVRYSERTGDGRLRQPSWRGLRPDKTPDEVVWE, encoded by the coding sequence GTGGTGGATCACTACGGTCGGGTGCGCCTGACCAATCCGGACAAGGTGCTGTACCCGGCCACGGGCACCACCAAGGCCGAGGTGTTCGAGTACTACGTCGACGTGGCCGACGCGATGGTCCCGCACATCGCCGGGCGCGCCGTCACCCGCAAGCGCTGGCCCAACGGCGTCGGCGAGCTGGAGTTCTTCGAGAAGCAGCTGGCCAGCTCGGCACCCGACTGGCTCACCCGTGGCACCGTGGTCCACAAATCCGGCACCACGACCTACCCGATCATCGACACCCGCGAAGGCCTGGCGTGGATCGCCCAGCAGGCGTCGCTCGAAGTACACGTCCCGCAGTGGCGGTTCGTCGGGGGGCGGGCGGGCGATAACGCTGGCGAACCGGAGCACCTCACGCCCGGCCCGGCCACCCGCATCGTCTTCGACCTCGACCCCGGCGAGGGCGTCACGTTCCGCCAGCTCTGCCAGGTCGCCCACGAGGTCCGCGACCTGATCACCGACATCGGGTTGACCGCCTACCCGCTGACCAGCGGCAGCAAGGGCCTGCACCTCTACGTTCCGCTCGAGGAGCCGATCAGCTCGCAGGGCGCCTCCGTCCTGGCCAAACGCGTCGCGCAGCAACTCGAGAAGGCCATGCCCAAACAGGTCACCGCCACGATGACCAAGAGCCTGCGCGACGGCAAGGTGTTCCTCGACTGGAGCCAGAACAACGGCAACAAGACGACGATCGCCCCGTATTCGCTGCGCGGCCGCGACGAGCCGACCGTGGCCGCGCCGCGCACCTGGGACGAGATCGAAGATCCTGACCTGCGGCACCTGCGCTTCGACGAGGTGCTGGAGCGCATCGAGCAGTTCGGCGACCTGCTGGCCGATCTCGACGAGAAGGTGCCCGTCGAGGACCGGCTGACCAAGTACCGCAGCATGCGCGACCCGGCGAAGACCCCCGAACCCGTCCCGCCGCGCCCGCCGACCAAGGGCAACAACGACCGCTTCGTCATCCAGGAGCACCACGCCCGCCGCCTGCACTACGACCTGCGCCTGGAACGCGACGGCGTCCTGGTGAGCTGGGCGGTGCCGAAGAACCTGCCGGAGAGCCCGGCGGAGAACCGCCTGGCCGTCCACACCGAGGACCACCCGCTCGAGTACCTCACCTTCCACGGCACCATTCCCAAAGGCGAGTACGGCGGCGGCGACATGATCGTGTGGGACACCGGCACCTACGAGACCGAGAAGTTCAACGACCACGCCCCCGACGGCCCGGCCAAGGGCGGCGAGGTCATCGTCACCCTGCACGGCACCAAGGTCGACGGCCGCTACGCGCTCATCCAGACCGAGGGCAAGAACTGGCTCGCCCACCGGATGAAGGATCAGGGCAACCCGACCTTCGAGGACTTCGCGCCGATGCTGGCCACCCACGGTTCGGTCGAGAAGTACACCGCCAAGAACTGGGCGTTCGAAGGCAAGTGGGACGGCTACCGGCTGCTGGTCGACGCCGACCACGGCAAGCTGTGCCTGCGCTCGCGCAGCGGCCGCGACGTCACCGCCGAGTATCCCCAATTGCGGGCGCTGGCAGCCGATCTCGCCGAGCATCACGTCGTGCTCGACGGGGAGGTCGTCGCGCTCGACGACAACGGGGTGCCCAGCTTCGGGCAGATGCAGAACCGGGCTCGCGCCACCCGCGTCGAGTTCTGGGCATTCGACATCCTGCGCCTCGACGGCCGCTGGCTGCTGCGCGCGAAGTACCGCGACCGGCGAAAACTGTTGGAGACGTTGGCCGGTGGCGGCGGGCTGATCGTGCCGCCGCTCCTCGACGGCGACGGACCCGAAGCGCTCGAGCACGCCCGCGAACGCAAATGGGAGGGTGTGGTCGCGAAGAAGTGGGACTCCACCTACCAGCCGGGGCGACGCTCGTCGGCGTGGATCAAGGACAAGCTCTGGAACACCCAAGAGGTCGTGATCGGCGGCTGGCGCGAAGGTAACGGCGGCCGCAGCAGCGGGATCGGCGCGCTGGTGCTCGGTATCCCCGGACCCGACGGCCTGCAGTTCGTCGGCCGCGTCGGCACCGGGTTCACCGAGAAGGACCTCGCCAACCTGAAGGAGACACTGGCACCGCTGCACACCAACGAATCCCCTTTTTCCACAAGGCTTCCCACGCAGGACGCCAAGGGGGTGACGTTCGTGCGGCCGGAGCTCGTGGGCGAGGTGCGCTACAGCGAGCGCACCGGCGACGGCCGGTTGCGTCAGCCGTCGTGGCGCGGGTTGAGGCCGGACAAGACGCCCGACGAGGTGGTCTGGGAGTAG
- a CDS encoding HNH endonuclease signature motif containing protein: MYVRSMSGNDLQAAVAALRAAFEAVGACDVGLSEQPELVAALDDLETLWCQLPTMSHRLLARLQSEATPQQMGAKSWKEVLMVRWRISGTEANRRLTEAALLAPRQPVTGPALPPLLPATAAAQAVGLINGEHVEVIRKAVDKLPGFLDAVTREQFEVTLVRTAVGVGPKELKDAADLTLFLLDQDGPEPDDTERARKRGVTKHKQRDDGMVDLSASLTPEAWAVWEAIFAKYAAPGMCNPDDPQPCTSGTPSQAQIDNDHRTLAQRQHDAMLAIGRIALMSGELGHLNGLPVSVIIRTTLQDLESRAGVGTTGGGTVVPIADVIRMAGHANHYLAVFDRATGSALNLFRAKRIASPAQRIMLIARDGGCTKPGCTVGAYGCQAHHVDDDWAHGGNTNVDELGLACGPDNRNVDQDNGWTTRMNNQHEVEWIPPPRLETGQGRLNYYHRPERLLVPPQDPDIGGEPVASAKPADDSVAGGDVDSDAPRPSDEPGEPGGPAPPDVRAA; encoded by the coding sequence ATGTATGTTCGAAGTATGTCGGGCAACGACCTCCAGGCCGCGGTGGCGGCGCTGCGTGCCGCCTTCGAGGCGGTGGGCGCCTGTGATGTCGGCCTGTCGGAGCAGCCTGAACTCGTTGCCGCGCTGGATGATCTCGAAACCCTGTGGTGCCAGCTGCCCACGATGAGCCACCGCCTGCTGGCCCGCCTGCAATCCGAGGCGACGCCGCAGCAGATGGGCGCCAAATCCTGGAAAGAGGTGCTGATGGTCCGCTGGCGGATCTCGGGCACTGAGGCCAACCGACGACTCACCGAAGCCGCCCTGCTCGCACCCCGCCAACCCGTGACCGGCCCGGCGCTGCCGCCGCTGTTGCCCGCCACCGCCGCCGCTCAGGCCGTTGGGCTGATCAATGGTGAGCATGTCGAGGTCATCCGCAAGGCGGTCGACAAATTGCCGGGGTTTTTGGACGCGGTAACCCGCGAGCAGTTCGAGGTCACCCTGGTCCGCACCGCGGTCGGAGTCGGCCCCAAAGAACTCAAGGACGCGGCCGACCTCACGCTGTTCCTGCTCGACCAGGACGGCCCCGAGCCCGATGACACCGAACGCGCCCGCAAGCGCGGGGTCACCAAGCACAAACAGCGCGATGACGGCATGGTCGATCTGAGCGCAAGTCTGACTCCGGAAGCATGGGCGGTATGGGAGGCGATCTTCGCCAAATACGCCGCACCAGGGATGTGCAATCCCGACGATCCCCAACCCTGCACCTCGGGCACACCGTCACAGGCTCAGATCGACAACGACCACCGCACCCTGGCCCAGCGTCAGCACGACGCGATGCTCGCGATCGGGCGCATCGCCCTGATGAGCGGCGAACTCGGGCACCTCAACGGGTTGCCGGTCTCGGTCATCATCCGCACCACCCTGCAAGACCTCGAGTCGCGGGCCGGGGTCGGCACCACCGGCGGCGGCACCGTCGTGCCGATTGCCGACGTGATCCGGATGGCCGGCCACGCCAACCACTACCTCGCGGTGTTCGACCGCGCGACCGGATCAGCCCTGAATCTTTTCCGCGCCAAGCGGATCGCTTCGCCGGCGCAGCGGATCATGCTGATCGCGCGCGATGGCGGATGCACCAAACCTGGCTGCACCGTCGGCGCCTACGGATGCCAAGCCCATCACGTCGATGACGACTGGGCACACGGCGGCAACACCAACGTCGACGAACTCGGCCTGGCCTGCGGGCCCGACAACCGCAACGTCGACCAGGACAACGGGTGGACCACCCGCATGAACAACCAGCACGAGGTGGAATGGATACCCCCACCACGGCTGGAGACCGGCCAAGGCCGGCTGAACTACTACCACCGGCCCGAACGCCTCCTCGTCCCACCGCAGGACCCGGACATCGGCGGCGAACCCGTTGCATCGGCGAAGCCGGCTGACGACAGTGTGGCCGGCGGCGACGTGGACTCGGACGCGCCGCGGCCGTCCGACGAACCCGGTGAACCCGGCGGCCCCGCACCACCCGACGTCCGAGCAGCTTGA